From the Thermococcus sp. M39 genome, one window contains:
- a CDS encoding 6-carboxytetrahydropterin synthase: MKARVREKFKFDAAHAVVINGEPEEIHGHTFRLEVVVEGELREGYVIDFLELRKIVESVIANLRHKNLNKFFDNPTTENIAMWIAQKVKEELPPNVKLQRIVLWEGDENGVEFEF, encoded by the coding sequence ATGAAAGCACGAGTAAGGGAGAAATTCAAATTTGATGCAGCTCATGCGGTTGTTATCAATGGGGAACCAGAAGAAATCCACGGTCATACTTTCAGGCTTGAAGTAGTTGTAGAGGGAGAGCTTAGGGAGGGGTATGTAATTGATTTCTTAGAGCTCAGAAAGATTGTTGAAAGCGTTATAGCTAACTTGAGGCATAAAAATCTCAATAAGTTTTTTGACAACCCCACTACCGAAAATATAGCAATGTGGATTGCCCAAAAGGTTAAAGAAGAACTGCCTCCAAATGTCAAGCTTCAGAGAATTGTCCTCTGGGAAGGAGATGAAAACGGAGTCGAGTTTGAATTCTAA
- a CDS encoding AEC family transporter, translated as MNIPEMLSLIIVGFLLKRMIKSRKPFSVIRFLASDVLLAFYVFSNVASKDLEYLMEIKVVFMYVFLIIGVSLVGSYLYGLRLEDKKWRAALMILSIYPNTVALGFPIASLFLEDLTPAIIYASTNTLIVLPISSFIAAHYSSGGASLKETVKRALRFPPVTANLLALVLVIGRINLPSHFLDILHKIGWWSIPLILVYFGSTINLRKFEIRKLLEVAAFRIVLPFVFVFLTLNAPKEIFWAVLVEASMPPAIVANVILAQYKLKEEESIGVTIVLTLLVILLFVILRVLL; from the coding sequence ATGAACATCCCAGAGATGCTATCATTAATTATAGTGGGATTTTTGCTGAAAAGGATGATTAAATCACGAAAACCTTTTTCTGTAATTAGATTTCTCGCCAGTGATGTCCTTTTGGCATTTTATGTGTTCTCAAACGTTGCCTCGAAGGATTTGGAATACCTAATGGAGATTAAGGTTGTTTTCATGTACGTATTTTTGATAATTGGAGTTTCCCTCGTTGGATCTTATCTTTACGGCTTACGATTAGAGGACAAGAAGTGGAGAGCTGCTTTGATGATTCTCTCAATATATCCAAATACTGTCGCCTTAGGATTTCCAATAGCAAGCTTGTTCTTGGAAGATTTGACTCCAGCAATCATTTATGCAAGTACGAATACGCTGATAGTTCTTCCGATTTCAAGCTTCATAGCTGCTCACTACTCAAGTGGCGGTGCTTCATTGAAGGAAACAGTAAAAAGAGCACTGAGGTTTCCACCCGTAACTGCAAATTTGCTAGCTTTAGTCCTTGTTATTGGCAGAATAAACCTCCCTTCTCACTTCCTTGATATTCTGCACAAAATCGGATGGTGGAGTATTCCACTGATCTTGGTTTACTTCGGCTCAACGATAAATTTGAGGAAGTTTGAGATAAGAAAACTCTTGGAGGTTGCAGCTTTTAGAATAGTTCTGCCTTTTGTCTTTGTGTTCCTAACACTTAATGCTCCAAAGGAAATATTTTGGGCAGTACTTGTTGAAGCCTCAATGCCCCCAGCCATTGTTGCCAATGTCATCTTAGCCCAGTACAAACTCAAGGAAGAAGAGAGTATTGGAGTTACAATAGTCCTTACACTCTTGGTAATTTTGCTGTTTGTAATATTACGTGTTCTTTTGTAG
- the metG gene encoding methionine--tRNA ligase has protein sequence MTRYMVTSALPYANGPIHAGHLAGAYLPADIFVRYLRLKGEDVVYICGTDEHGTPITFRALKEGKSSREIVDYYYEHIKTTFARAKISFDYFGRTELPVHYKVSQDFFLKALENGHLVKKVTKQAYCEHDKRFLPDRFVIGTCPYCGAEEQRGDQCEVCGRPLTPEILINPRCNLCGNPITFKDSAHYYIKMQDFQEKLRKWIESNEHWKPNVRNTVLGWIKEGLEERAITRDLDWGIPVPLEDEDMKGKVLYVWFEAPIGYISITIEYFKRIGKEEEWKKYWLANYDGEETKIIHFIGKDNIPFHAIFWPAFLMSYGKFKDENGEFEWLLPYDIPANEYLNLEGKKFSTSRNWAIWVHEFLDEFPADYLRYYLTAIMPETRDSDFNFKDFKAKINEELVNILGNFVHRALTFVNRYFDGKVPERGELDELDRQAFEEIEKAFEEVGELIAKYRFKDALKRVMALAAFGNRYFDYQQPWKTAKTDKQRTATTVNVSLQIVKALGILIEPFLPDASEKIWHLLNLEELKKWEFTEIPAGHRVRKAEILFRKVTDEDIIFFIVKHIARGNPESAKLLLEKYYKMDEVVKVTLEKFGEKRKEEAMAILKSIYGEKFEKNEKKREGKKMEYIKFDDFAKLDLRVGKIIEVKDHPNADKLYIVKVDLGGEVRQLVAGLKKYYSKEELLNKYVVIIANLEPKKLRGVESQGMLLAADDGENVALLMPDKEIKLGARVH, from the coding sequence ATGACAAGATATATGGTAACATCAGCTTTACCTTACGCTAATGGCCCCATACATGCAGGACATTTGGCTGGAGCATATCTGCCAGCGGATATCTTTGTCCGATATCTTAGACTAAAAGGGGAAGATGTGGTTTACATCTGTGGAACCGATGAGCACGGGACGCCGATAACATTCAGGGCGTTGAAGGAGGGCAAGAGTTCGAGGGAGATTGTTGACTACTATTACGAACACATAAAGACCACTTTTGCAAGGGCTAAGATAAGCTTTGATTACTTCGGAAGAACGGAGTTGCCAGTTCACTACAAGGTCAGCCAGGATTTCTTCTTAAAAGCCCTTGAGAACGGACACCTTGTAAAGAAGGTAACAAAGCAAGCTTACTGTGAACACGATAAGAGATTCCTCCCAGATAGGTTTGTAATTGGTACCTGCCCTTATTGTGGGGCTGAGGAGCAGAGGGGAGACCAGTGTGAGGTCTGCGGAAGGCCGCTAACTCCCGAAATTCTAATAAATCCAAGGTGCAACCTCTGCGGAAATCCCATAACCTTCAAAGATTCAGCCCATTATTACATCAAAATGCAAGACTTCCAGGAAAAGCTTAGGAAATGGATTGAGAGTAACGAACACTGGAAGCCCAACGTTAGGAATACAGTTCTTGGATGGATAAAGGAGGGACTTGAGGAGAGGGCTATAACCAGAGACTTGGACTGGGGAATTCCAGTGCCACTTGAAGATGAAGATATGAAGGGCAAAGTTCTCTACGTTTGGTTTGAGGCTCCAATAGGATACATATCGATAACAATTGAGTACTTCAAGCGCATAGGTAAGGAAGAAGAATGGAAAAAGTACTGGTTGGCAAATTATGACGGAGAAGAAACAAAAATAATTCACTTCATCGGGAAGGACAACATACCATTCCATGCAATTTTCTGGCCGGCTTTCCTAATGAGCTATGGAAAGTTTAAAGATGAAAACGGAGAATTTGAGTGGTTACTGCCTTATGATATCCCAGCCAACGAATACCTCAACTTGGAAGGCAAGAAGTTCTCAACTAGCAGAAACTGGGCCATTTGGGTTCATGAATTCCTGGATGAATTCCCCGCTGACTACCTCCGGTACTACCTAACGGCAATAATGCCCGAAACGAGGGATTCGGACTTTAATTTCAAGGACTTCAAGGCAAAGATAAATGAGGAACTAGTTAACATCCTTGGAAACTTTGTCCATAGAGCTCTAACCTTTGTTAACAGATATTTTGATGGAAAAGTTCCTGAGAGAGGAGAGCTTGATGAATTAGATAGACAAGCGTTTGAGGAAATTGAAAAGGCATTTGAGGAAGTTGGAGAGCTGATAGCGAAATACCGCTTCAAAGATGCATTGAAGAGAGTTATGGCATTAGCCGCTTTTGGAAATCGCTACTTCGATTACCAGCAGCCTTGGAAGACCGCAAAGACTGACAAACAGAGAACAGCAACAACAGTCAATGTTTCCCTCCAGATAGTCAAAGCCCTTGGAATACTCATTGAGCCGTTCCTCCCAGATGCAAGCGAAAAAATATGGCACCTCTTAAACCTTGAGGAGCTTAAGAAGTGGGAGTTCACCGAAATTCCGGCTGGACATAGAGTTAGAAAAGCTGAGATACTCTTTAGGAAGGTCACTGATGAAGACATCATATTTTTCATAGTTAAGCACATCGCCAGAGGAAATCCAGAGAGCGCAAAACTTCTTCTTGAAAAATACTATAAGATGGACGAAGTCGTAAAGGTTACCCTTGAGAAGTTTGGCGAAAAGAGAAAGGAGGAGGCAATGGCAATACTTAAGAGCATCTACGGGGAAAAATTTGAGAAGAATGAGAAGAAAAGGGAGGGTAAAAAGATGGAATATATAAAGTTTGATGATTTTGCAAAGCTTGACCTGAGGGTTGGAAAAATCATCGAAGTTAAAGACCACCCAAACGCAGACAAGCTCTACATCGTCAAAGTTGACCTCGGAGGCGAAGTTAGACAGTTAGTTGCGGGACTTAAGAAGTACTACAGCAAAGAGGAGCTACTCAACAAATATGTTGTGATTATAGCAAACCTTGAGCCGAAGAAACTCCGTGGTGTAGAGAGCCAAGGAATGCTTTTGGCTGCAGATGACGGTGAGAACGTTGCACTGCTGATGCCAGATAAAGAAATAAAATTGGGGGCAAGAGTTCATTAA
- a CDS encoding cupin domain-containing protein, whose amino-acid sequence MKAEINEFIDRGTYKKAPLFEGQLPEGSYAQIVEIKPKQTVPKHYHEKQYELFYIISGQAKLGIGEKEYDAKPGDIFLVKPKTVHWVINENEEPFRLFVVKLNYFGDDSVWLK is encoded by the coding sequence ATGAAAGCCGAAATTAATGAGTTCATTGATAGGGGAACTTATAAGAAAGCTCCATTATTTGAAGGTCAGCTTCCCGAGGGAAGCTATGCTCAAATAGTTGAAATTAAACCAAAGCAGACTGTTCCAAAGCACTATCATGAGAAGCAGTACGAGCTGTTTTACATAATTAGCGGACAAGCAAAGCTCGGCATTGGAGAAAAAGAATATGATGCAAAGCCTGGAGATATCTTTTTAGTTAAGCCCAAGACTGTTCATTGGGTTATCAATGAAAATGAAGAGCCATTCAGACTTTTTGTGGTTAAGTTGAACTACTTTGGAGATGATAGCGTTTGGCTTAAGTGA
- a CDS encoding MFS transporter yields the protein MKEGLGRNFWLFAVGRFVSQIGWAVHEVALPLYILDKTQSGGMMSVFVLADIIPSLIFMPFAGVVGDRYNRKALMVGFDLLRGVLLFGVIFLNLFQIYQLLILQIVLAIMSTFFGTSTSAMFPDLVESDKLERANSIVSSLSIVARLIGPALGGLVYAIGGVKLAFMINALSFFGSGIFELLIEYEWKTRELESFGEVINDINEGLSFLLSSRYLIVLMSFALFMNALGQPFGSVLEPYVYRIVLKLSSQQFGVLQSSLMVGMLLGNMLVAVKLGRTAGKLFFKSLFFNGAVMVAFVFLISPFVMISTATVFACLLAINLLWGFSSAIISIPLQARIQRAVPSELRSRVFSALGMLVNISTPLGLMIIGPLLDLYPAWKVALGIWSLMFLVVIIYYIKFRDVLSG from the coding sequence ATGAAAGAGGGTCTCGGTAGAAATTTTTGGCTCTTTGCAGTTGGAAGATTTGTGTCTCAAATAGGGTGGGCAGTTCACGAAGTTGCCCTTCCCCTGTACATCCTTGATAAAACCCAGAGCGGGGGTATGATGAGCGTTTTTGTTTTGGCGGATATAATTCCCTCCTTAATCTTCATGCCCTTTGCTGGTGTTGTTGGTGATAGATACAACAGAAAAGCCCTGATGGTAGGTTTTGATCTGCTTAGGGGAGTTCTTCTTTTTGGAGTTATTTTTCTCAACCTCTTTCAGATATATCAGCTTCTTATTCTTCAGATTGTTCTTGCGATAATGAGCACATTTTTCGGGACATCTACAAGTGCCATGTTCCCTGATCTGGTTGAGTCTGACAAGCTTGAGAGGGCGAATTCAATAGTGAGCTCCCTCTCAATAGTTGCCCGCCTCATTGGGCCAGCACTTGGTGGTCTGGTATATGCAATTGGAGGTGTAAAGCTTGCGTTCATGATAAACGCACTGAGCTTCTTTGGTTCAGGCATCTTTGAACTGCTGATAGAGTATGAATGGAAAACAAGAGAGCTGGAGAGCTTTGGTGAAGTTATAAATGATATAAATGAAGGACTGTCATTCTTACTATCAAGTCGTTATCTCATAGTTTTGATGAGCTTTGCCCTGTTTATGAACGCCTTGGGACAGCCATTCGGTTCTGTATTGGAACCATACGTTTACAGGATAGTTTTAAAGCTCTCAAGTCAACAATTTGGGGTTCTTCAGTCTTCACTTATGGTCGGAATGCTTTTGGGCAATATGTTGGTTGCGGTAAAACTTGGAAGAACAGCTGGAAAACTGTTTTTTAAATCCCTTTTCTTCAACGGTGCTGTGATGGTTGCCTTTGTTTTTTTGATTTCTCCCTTTGTAATGATTTCTACAGCAACGGTATTTGCATGTCTGCTTGCAATAAACCTTCTCTGGGGCTTTAGCAGTGCAATAATCAGCATTCCTCTACAGGCAAGAATTCAGAGGGCAGTGCCAAGCGAACTCCGGAGCAGGGTGTTTTCAGCTCTGGGGATGCTCGTAAATATTTCAACTCCACTGGGGCTAATGATCATAGGCCCCTTGCTTGACCTCTATCCAGCATGGAAGGTTGCCCTTGGTATCTGGAGCTTGATGTTTTTGGTGGTGATCATTTACTACATCAAGTTTAGGGATGTGCTGAGCGGCTGA
- a CDS encoding sulfite exporter TauE/SafE family protein, producing MLQYILNIFIGFFIGLLAGLFGVGGGFLIVPVLTLMGLPIHDAIGTSLACISMSSFASAYGHLRRKNVLFKVVILKEAFSIPSALFGAYITAFLNTRQLSAIFGFALIYVAYKLIKKPETEIVSTKKKVKVDYKKVPMIGIISGFSSGLLGISGGILNVPLFYSLGLPIHYAIGTSSVALFFTALAGVIGHYTLGQVHFDKAILLAPGLILGGFSGAKIAHNTHPEHLKRSFSLILTIIAIRMILKGLGFAVP from the coding sequence ATGCTTCAGTATATCCTCAACATTTTCATTGGCTTTTTCATAGGTTTGCTCGCTGGTCTATTCGGGGTTGGCGGAGGTTTTCTAATAGTTCCTGTTCTAACTCTCATGGGTTTGCCCATCCATGATGCAATTGGGACAAGTTTGGCATGTATATCTATGAGTTCTTTTGCATCTGCTTATGGGCATTTGAGACGAAAAAATGTTCTTTTCAAAGTTGTGATATTAAAGGAAGCATTTTCAATCCCATCTGCATTGTTTGGTGCCTACATAACTGCATTCCTAAATACAAGACAGCTGAGTGCGATATTTGGTTTTGCTTTGATATACGTTGCATACAAGCTGATTAAAAAGCCTGAAACTGAAATAGTCTCAACAAAAAAGAAGGTTAAAGTTGACTACAAGAAGGTTCCAATGATAGGAATTATCTCCGGTTTTTCTTCTGGACTTTTAGGAATAAGTGGTGGAATTTTAAACGTTCCGCTGTTTTATTCGTTGGGACTTCCAATTCACTATGCCATTGGTACTTCAAGCGTTGCTTTATTCTTCACGGCCCTAGCTGGTGTAATTGGACATTATACACTTGGACAAGTTCATTTTGACAAAGCCATATTACTAGCCCCGGGACTAATATTGGGAGGCTTTTCGGGAGCTAAAATTGCACACAATACACATCCGGAGCATCTTAAGAGGAGTTTTTCGCTGATACTTACCATAATCGCAATTAGGATGATTTTGAAGGGCCTAGGCTTTGCTGTCCCTTGA
- a CDS encoding winged helix-turn-helix transcriptional regulator, producing MRKIMALIGIALLAIPLVSAEFTVSDLELTIYRDGYVKVYYQIIPSEYAVQISIPLLGKDYENLIVEDENGNPLNFEVSGNSVIIYVNDAQLIKVSYYTPDLTSKHGLVWTLNVSSPYPFKVVLPENAIVVDLSDIPLSISSNVISMPPGNQSISYTLEYDVERNSQNVVYYLLAGVLAISAVFIGIKLISRKKVSKDVKVDKEAFLKKIEKFDLNDEERNALLYILEKGGRASQAEVRNALGLPKTTAWRMFKRLEKQGLVKIIRGRKENWVELRP from the coding sequence ATGAGAAAAATCATGGCTCTAATTGGGATCGCTTTGCTTGCAATTCCGTTGGTTAGTGCTGAATTCACTGTTTCTGATTTAGAGCTCACCATTTATAGAGATGGATACGTTAAGGTTTATTATCAAATTATCCCCAGCGAATATGCTGTTCAAATAAGCATTCCTCTTTTGGGTAAAGATTATGAAAACCTAATTGTGGAGGATGAAAATGGAAATCCTCTCAATTTTGAAGTTTCTGGGAATAGTGTGATAATTTATGTTAACGATGCTCAGCTTATAAAAGTCTCATATTACACTCCTGATTTAACTTCCAAGCATGGGCTTGTTTGGACTCTAAACGTTTCATCCCCTTACCCTTTTAAGGTTGTGCTTCCAGAAAATGCGATAGTTGTTGATTTAAGCGATATTCCTCTCTCGATAAGCTCAAATGTTATTTCCATGCCGCCAGGAAATCAAAGTATATCGTACACTTTAGAATACGACGTGGAGAGGAATTCTCAAAATGTGGTATACTATCTCCTTGCGGGAGTTTTAGCTATCAGTGCAGTATTTATTGGGATAAAGCTGATCTCCCGCAAAAAGGTCTCAAAAGACGTTAAAGTTGACAAGGAGGCATTTTTAAAGAAGATAGAAAAATTCGACCTAAATGACGAAGAAAGAAATGCATTGTTATACATCCTTGAAAAAGGTGGAAGAGCAAGTCAAGCAGAAGTTAGAAATGCTCTAGGGCTTCCAAAAACTACAGCGTGGAGGATGTTTAAACGCCTCGAAAAGCAAGGATTAGTGAAAATAATCAGGGGAAGAAAAGAGAACTGGGTAGAACTTAGACCTTAA
- a CDS encoding HAD family hydrolase: MIRALIFDVDETLVYYESYNTEAWFSRYLKPALQERGINLDFLTYRKMVKGILPRSYVETLGINHVEFWKLVDTVNLEYRKALAKEGKIKVFPDVLQTLPELKTMGLKLAAVSNASQECTEFVLRLFDLRKHFDAVFGKDYSYLDGVKPNPYLIQKSLKALNISPNEALVVGDSELDVKAAHRAGIKAVQVLRFDNFVEEADYHVRNFNELVGLVKTLMNEQRH; this comes from the coding sequence TTGATTAGGGCATTAATTTTCGATGTTGATGAAACATTGGTGTATTACGAAAGTTACAACACTGAAGCCTGGTTTAGTAGATACCTCAAGCCAGCACTTCAAGAGCGTGGTATAAACCTAGATTTTCTCACTTATAGAAAGATGGTTAAGGGGATTCTCCCCAGAAGTTATGTTGAAACTCTTGGCATAAACCATGTGGAATTCTGGAAGCTTGTTGATACTGTAAATCTTGAATATCGGAAAGCATTAGCAAAAGAGGGCAAAATTAAGGTCTTTCCAGATGTTCTTCAAACTCTTCCCGAGCTAAAAACAATGGGATTGAAGCTTGCCGCTGTAAGCAACGCATCACAAGAATGCACAGAATTTGTGCTGAGGCTTTTTGATTTGAGGAAACACTTTGACGCTGTTTTTGGTAAGGATTATTCTTATCTTGATGGTGTAAAGCCAAATCCTTACTTGATTCAGAAATCCCTCAAAGCTCTGAATATCTCCCCCAATGAGGCCCTCGTTGTTGGAGACAGTGAGCTGGATGTAAAAGCTGCACATAGAGCTGGAATTAAAGCAGTTCAAGTTTTGAGATTTGACAATTTTGTAGAGGAAGCTGACTACCATGTTAGGAACTTCAATGAGCTCGTGGGTTTAGTCAAAACGTTAATGAATGAACAAAGGCATTAA
- a CDS encoding TldD/PmbA family protein, with translation MEELICYGEKFFDELEIAVYRNRDVGVNIELNEVSTSSVRQRTITVIRGIKDKRIGISIIDSEDKEEIKKAIEEAYKMAKLNAPDEKWVSLPEPGKYREPKKISKEVKEVSPDYFVDLATKAIKLALEKDKGFVVAGGGGGAQWSESLIVNSHGIDVFQEGGGAYFYLELIGRKNGNVTPGIFEFDAKLGLNLEVEKVVEDVAQKVKWAYNVEKSKTEEAKVIIGPWAMASLLSYALFPAFSGERVIKETTPLLNKVEQKIASELLTIYDDPFHELSLKPVIADDEGVPTRKNTLIENGIFKGFVWNNYWAKVYGTESTGNGTRNLSTGGIGIGFHNIVIEKGKESLSDLIAEIDHGYLVDGFQGAHSSNPDNGNFAVVANPAFLIENGEIKGSTVFMMSGNVYELINQIYAISKEQKVIPFHGTTITPWIAFENVKIAGK, from the coding sequence ATGGAAGAGCTCATCTGCTATGGAGAAAAGTTTTTTGACGAGCTTGAGATTGCTGTGTATAGAAACAGAGACGTTGGAGTTAACATTGAGCTTAATGAGGTCTCAACTTCCTCTGTGAGACAGAGAACAATTACTGTAATTAGGGGCATAAAGGACAAACGCATAGGGATAAGCATAATTGACAGCGAGGATAAAGAGGAAATCAAGAAGGCAATTGAAGAAGCATACAAGATGGCTAAGCTCAACGCTCCAGATGAGAAGTGGGTTTCACTTCCGGAGCCTGGCAAATATAGAGAGCCAAAGAAGATAAGCAAAGAAGTTAAGGAGGTTTCTCCAGATTACTTTGTGGACTTAGCAACTAAAGCCATCAAGCTTGCCTTGGAGAAAGACAAAGGCTTTGTTGTTGCTGGCGGAGGCGGAGGTGCTCAGTGGAGCGAGAGCTTAATTGTAAATTCTCATGGCATAGATGTCTTCCAAGAAGGGGGTGGAGCTTACTTCTACCTCGAGCTCATTGGGAGGAAAAACGGCAATGTAACGCCGGGTATATTTGAATTTGATGCTAAGCTCGGCTTGAACCTTGAGGTTGAGAAAGTTGTTGAAGATGTTGCTCAAAAAGTCAAATGGGCCTACAACGTTGAGAAAAGCAAGACCGAGGAGGCAAAGGTGATAATCGGGCCATGGGCGATGGCTTCACTGCTGAGCTATGCGCTCTTCCCAGCCTTCAGCGGTGAAAGGGTAATTAAAGAAACGACGCCATTACTGAACAAAGTTGAGCAAAAAATTGCAAGCGAGCTTTTGACGATTTACGATGATCCATTCCATGAGCTCAGCTTAAAGCCAGTTATAGCCGATGATGAAGGAGTTCCAACGAGAAAGAATACACTCATTGAAAATGGCATCTTCAAAGGCTTCGTGTGGAATAACTATTGGGCCAAAGTTTATGGAACAGAAAGCACTGGAAACGGGACGAGGAACCTCTCAACAGGTGGGATTGGCATAGGATTCCACAACATTGTCATTGAGAAAGGAAAAGAAAGCCTAAGTGACTTGATAGCTGAGATTGACCACGGCTATCTTGTTGATGGCTTCCAAGGAGCGCACTCAAGTAACCCAGACAATGGAAACTTTGCAGTTGTAGCAAATCCCGCTTTCCTAATTGAGAACGGGGAAATCAAAGGCTCAACAGTCTTCATGATGTCTGGAAACGTTTATGAGCTCATTAACCAGATTTATGCAATCAGCAAAGAGCAAAAGGTAATTCCCTTCCACGGAACGACAATAACTCCGTGGATTGCCTTTGAGAATGTTAAGATTGCTGGGAAATGA
- a CDS encoding TldD/PmbA family protein, with product MQDVLEKALEWAMNNLKAEYIELRYENLKKTNLELKDGTFVTFTNRVQRGVAIRVLADGAWGFSSTNRLENLEKAIDEAYKLAKAGAKAKREKIQLAEIKPVEDVVKSKMKIKPVEVNIDEKIGHLKELEKLLKEDKVVKSTMIRYEDASGEKILLTNEGTKIRWDVNYLVQYIWTTGKEGDKLAASRDSIGQVDYGWEIFETKETNEVVAQRVLKKLHAQLNGVAPKRGEFPIVAGPIIVGIIAHEALGHLAEADLTINSPFKDLMGKQIAPEFVTMSERIVDGGFGNDKYDDEGVPVKDIHIIENGILKELMVNREYAHKWGIEPNGHARAQDYTFPPIIRMRNTIFESGDWSFEEMIEDIKFGYYVVDFRGGQAQLNSAFQVGVQEGYMIENGEITKPIRDTSISGIAIEALKKITAVGKDFGIETGFCGKGQTAFVSSGGPHMRFDGGIIIG from the coding sequence ATGCAAGATGTTCTTGAAAAAGCCCTTGAATGGGCGATGAACAATCTGAAAGCAGAATACATAGAGTTGCGCTATGAGAATCTCAAAAAAACCAATCTTGAACTTAAGGATGGAACTTTTGTAACATTCACCAACAGAGTTCAAAGAGGAGTTGCAATAAGAGTTCTTGCAGATGGAGCTTGGGGTTTTTCCTCAACCAACCGCTTGGAGAACTTAGAAAAGGCAATTGACGAGGCATACAAGCTAGCAAAGGCTGGAGCAAAAGCAAAGAGGGAAAAGATTCAGCTTGCTGAGATAAAGCCGGTTGAAGACGTTGTAAAAAGCAAGATGAAGATTAAGCCAGTTGAAGTTAACATTGATGAAAAAATTGGCCATCTCAAAGAACTTGAAAAACTTCTTAAGGAAGATAAAGTTGTCAAGTCCACAATGATTCGCTATGAAGATGCAAGCGGTGAGAAGATTCTCCTTACAAACGAAGGAACAAAGATAAGGTGGGACGTCAACTATCTTGTCCAGTACATCTGGACAACTGGAAAGGAAGGAGATAAGTTAGCTGCAAGCAGAGACTCAATAGGGCAGGTAGATTATGGCTGGGAGATATTTGAGACAAAGGAAACCAATGAAGTTGTTGCTCAGAGAGTTTTAAAGAAGCTCCACGCTCAGCTCAACGGTGTTGCACCGAAGAGGGGAGAATTCCCAATTGTTGCTGGACCAATTATAGTTGGAATCATTGCCCACGAGGCTTTAGGGCACTTGGCTGAGGCAGATCTTACAATTAACTCACCGTTTAAAGACCTCATGGGTAAGCAAATTGCACCTGAGTTCGTTACAATGAGCGAGAGAATTGTTGATGGCGGCTTTGGAAACGACAAATACGATGATGAGGGTGTTCCCGTTAAAGATATTCACATCATTGAGAACGGAATTCTGAAGGAACTTATGGTCAATAGGGAATATGCCCACAAGTGGGGAATTGAGCCAAACGGACATGCGAGAGCCCAAGACTACACTTTTCCACCAATCATCAGAATGCGCAATACAATTTTTGAGTCCGGTGACTGGAGCTTTGAAGAGATGATTGAGGACATTAAGTTCGGCTATTATGTCGTTGACTTTAGAGGAGGTCAAGCACAGCTCAACTCAGCATTCCAAGTTGGTGTGCAAGAGGGCTATATGATTGAGAACGGTGAAATTACAAAGCCAATAAGAGACACTTCCATCAGCGGAATTGCAATTGAAGCTTTAAAGAAGATAACTGCTGTGGGAAAGGATTTTGGAATTGAGACAGGTTTCTGTGGAAAGGGACAGACGGCATTTGTTAGTTCCGGAGGACCTCACATGAGATTTGATGGAGGAATAATCATCGGGTGA
- a CDS encoding sulfite exporter TauE/SafE family protein produces MLKYISYFAVGVFIGILAALFGLGGGFLIVPTLNLLGVEIHHAVGTSSAAVVFTSLSSALAYSRQKRVHYKAGLLLASTAIIGAYIGAWMTSLLNPAQLKVIFGATLILVAIRIYRKKTAEPSEVRLEDVKINYKFVPVGGFFAGIASGLLGVGGGIINVPFLVWLGMPIHYAVATSSFAIVFTATSGAIKHYMMGNVEIQWLVLLVPGLIIGAQLGARIAKRTKASNLKKAFAVVLALLALRMILKGLGIAVP; encoded by the coding sequence TTGCTCAAATATATCAGCTATTTCGCAGTTGGTGTTTTCATAGGAATCTTAGCTGCTCTTTTCGGATTGGGTGGGGGATTTTTGATAGTTCCTACACTCAACCTCTTGGGAGTTGAAATTCACCACGCTGTAGGAACGTCCTCAGCAGCTGTTGTATTTACTTCGCTCAGTTCTGCTTTAGCGTATTCAAGGCAGAAAAGAGTTCATTACAAAGCTGGACTCCTATTGGCAAGCACTGCAATAATCGGAGCATACATTGGGGCTTGGATGACCTCTCTGCTGAATCCAGCACAGCTTAAGGTGATCTTTGGTGCTACGTTAATACTTGTTGCAATTAGGATTTACCGCAAGAAGACAGCAGAGCCAAGTGAAGTTAGGCTAGAGGATGTTAAAATAAATTACAAGTTCGTTCCAGTTGGTGGATTTTTCGCGGGAATTGCCTCAGGGCTACTCGGCGTTGGAGGGGGAATAATAAACGTCCCATTCCTTGTTTGGCTTGGAATGCCAATTCACTATGCCGTTGCAACTTCAAGCTTTGCAATAGTTTTCACCGCTACAAGTGGGGCAATCAAGCATTACATGATGGGAAACGTTGAAATTCAGTGGCTTGTCCTTTTGGTTCCTGGCTTGATAATTGGCGCACAGCTCGGAGCTAGGATAGCAAAGAGAACTAAGGCTTCAAACTTGAAAAAAGCATTTGCAGTAGTTTTAGCGTTATTAGCCTTGAGAATGATTTTAAAAGGGTTGGGAATTGCGGTTCCGTAA